Proteins from one Oncorhynchus gorbuscha isolate QuinsamMale2020 ecotype Even-year linkage group LG18, OgorEven_v1.0, whole genome shotgun sequence genomic window:
- the LOC124002714 gene encoding LOW QUALITY PROTEIN: zinc finger protein 420-like (The sequence of the model RefSeq protein was modified relative to this genomic sequence to represent the inferred CDS: inserted 2 bases in 2 codons) — protein sequence MYRCSQCGKSFAASKTLQSQRIHTXERPYPCFDCGKSFSQSRALTTHQRIHTGEKPYSCDQCGKSFRNSGHLTRHKRIHTGEKPYSCDQCGKSFRKSGHLTRHQRIHTREKPYSCDWCGKSFNQSGDLATHQRIHTGEKPYSCDQCGKSFKNSGHLTSHKRIHTGEKPYSCEECGKSFALSGTLTTHKRIHKGEKPYSCDQCGKSFNHSGSLITHQYIHTGEKPYSCDQCGKSFNHSGNLTSHQRIHTGEKPYICIQCGKSFRKSGHLTEHQCKHTGEKPYSCDQCGKSFNQLGDLTKHQRIHTGEKPHSCDQCGKSFNHSGSLVTHQRIHTGEKPYSCDQCGKSFNQSGDLTLHQRIHTGEKPYSCYHCGKSFRNSGQLTAHQRTHTGEKPYSCDQCGKSFSQSGVLTKHQRIHTGVKPYSCDQCGKSFNQSGYLTIHQRIHTGEKPYSCHQCGKGLLKXSTLTAHQRIHTGEKPYSCDQCGKSFNQSGSLTKHQRIHTGEKPYSCDQCGKSFAQDFALTIHQLSHTGEKPYSCLCGKSFAHSGSLKKHQKSQTCFLSSPSSPAPVPDP from the exons ATGTACCGCTgctctcagtgtgggaagagttttgctgCATCTAAAACCTTACAATCTCAGAGAATTCATA GGGAGAGGCCTTACCCCTGCTTTGattgtgggaagagcttcagtcAATCAAGGGCCCTGACAAcacaccaacgcatacacacaggagagaagccttacagctgtgatcagtgtgggaagagcttcaggAACTCAGGACACCTGACTAGACAtaaacgcatacacacaggagagaagccttacagctgtgatcagtgtgggaagagcttccgGAAGTCAGGACACCTGACTAGacaccaacgcatacacacaaGAGAGAAGCCTTACAGCTGTGATTGGTGTGGAAAGAGCTTCAATCAATCAGGAGATCTGGCAAcacaccaacgcatacacacaggagagaagccttatagctgtgatcagtgtgggaagagcttcaagaACTCAGGACACCTGACTAGTCAcaaacgcatacacacaggagagaagccttacagcTGTGAagagtgtgggaagagctttgcACTGTCCGGAACTCTGACTACACACAAACGCATACAcaaaggagagaagccttatagctgtgatcagtgtgggaagagcttcaatcaTTCAGGATCCCTGAttacacatcaatacatacacacaggagagaagccttatagctgtgatcagtgtgggaagagcttcaatcaTTCAGGAAATCTGACTTCACACCAACgcatacatacaggagagaagccttatatcTGTattcagtgtgggaagagcttcaggAAGTCAGGACACCTGACTGAACACCAGTGcaaacacacaggagagaagccttatagctgtgatcagtgtgggaagagcttcaatcaATTAGGAGACCTGACTAAacaccaacgcatacacacaggagagaagcctcatagctgtgatcagtgtgggaagagcttcaatcaTTCAGGATCCCTGGTTAcacaccaacgcatacacacaggagagaagccttatagctgtgatcaatgtgggaagagcttcaatcaATCAGGAGACCTGACTCTacaccaacgcatacacacaggagagaagccttatagctgttatcattgtgggaagagcttcaggaactcaggacaactgactgcacaccagcgcacacacacaggtgagaagccttatagctgtgatcagtgtgggaagagcttcagtcAATCAGGAGTCCTGACTAAacaccaacgcatacacacaggagtgaagccttatagctgtgatcagtgtgggaagagcttcaatcaATCAGGATACCTAACTATACACCAacgaatacacacaggagagaagccttatagctgtcaTCAGTGTGGGAAGGGTTTGCTCA CTTCCACCCTGACTGCACACcaacgtatacacacaggagagaagccttatagctgtgatcagtgtgggaagagcttcaatcaATCAGGATCCCTAACTAAACACCAacgaatacacacaggagagaagccttatagctgtgatcagtgtgggaagagttttgctcaAGATTTCGCCCTGACTATACACCAGCtctcacacacaggagagaaaccttattcCTGTCTATGTGGAAAGAGCTTTGCTCATTCAGGGTCACTGAAAAAACACCAGAAATCACAAACATGTTTtctttcatctccctcctctccggcACCGGTTCCAGATCCCTAA